In Nocardioides dokdonensis FR1436, the following are encoded in one genomic region:
- a CDS encoding glycosyltransferase has product MNAIRNAEGLTNIEGHHDFDITWPWNRPGGLRPGSTAVLRVKDEAPSLPFVLPPLLRATDHVIVVDNGSTDGTAEVAARTAADLGLSAKLTQASYPFEVARAGAEHLAAHELSVHSLSYFYNWCFAQVGTRYSWKWDGDMVLTTEGEVSMADLTWQVGGVQTIIRVPRHGLYIEDESLAYLDLGLRNAEEWGYPVGPDFVFTKAFEWEIRSTPEHCRTMGLPQGLCVELKYLHGDEFAHWTDPASFATSWRNRRKRREWAVFHALKEGTVPPGVHEIRAPEGVHVVDHVTRHWLPHAPRPLQVG; this is encoded by the coding sequence GTGAACGCGATCCGCAACGCCGAGGGCCTCACGAACATCGAGGGCCACCACGACTTCGACATCACCTGGCCCTGGAACCGGCCCGGCGGGCTGCGCCCGGGCAGCACCGCGGTGCTGCGGGTCAAGGACGAGGCGCCGTCGCTGCCGTTCGTGCTGCCGCCGCTGCTGCGCGCGACCGACCACGTGATCGTGGTCGACAACGGCTCCACCGACGGCACCGCCGAGGTGGCGGCCCGCACCGCCGCCGACCTGGGGCTGTCGGCGAAGCTCACCCAGGCGTCGTACCCGTTCGAGGTGGCGCGCGCCGGTGCCGAGCACCTGGCGGCCCACGAGCTGTCGGTGCACTCGCTGTCGTACTTCTACAACTGGTGCTTCGCCCAGGTCGGCACCCGCTACTCCTGGAAGTGGGACGGCGACATGGTCCTGACCACCGAGGGCGAGGTGTCGATGGCCGACCTGACCTGGCAGGTGGGTGGGGTGCAGACGATCATCCGGGTGCCCCGCCACGGCCTCTACATCGAGGACGAGTCGCTGGCCTACCTCGACCTCGGGCTGCGCAACGCCGAGGAGTGGGGCTACCCCGTCGGCCCCGACTTCGTGTTCACCAAGGCCTTCGAGTGGGAGATCCGCTCGACCCCGGAGCACTGCCGGACCATGGGCCTGCCGCAGGGGCTGTGCGTGGAGCTGAAGTACCTCCACGGCGACGAGTTCGCGCACTGGACCGACCCGGCGTCCTTCGCGACCTCCTGGCGCAACCGCCGCAAGCGCCGCGAGTGGGCGGTCTTCCACGCGCTCAAGGAGGGCACCGTGCCGCCCGGCGTGCACGAGATCCGCGCCCCCGAGGGCGTGCACGTCGTCGACCACGTCACCCGGCACTGGCTCCCGCACGCCCCCCGCCCCCTCCAGGTGGGCTGA
- a CDS encoding glycosyltransferase family 2 protein: protein MKFGRRAPLLSVVVPVYDVADYLPACLDSLLAQTYRPLEVVVVDDGSPDDSGAIADAYAARHPEITVLHTGNYGLGAARNTGVAHARGALLGFADSDDVVPPEAYAVLARALRGREVDLATGSIVRWEDGALVEPPWMRRLHHERRTVRIEEHPEVLGDVFAWNKLYRRSFWDDHALSWPEGVRYEDQPTTTRAFLAARRFAVLPEVVYHWRIRSDGTSITQQRSSVEDLRDRWRTKQMALASVEAHGSPEVTEVFRDRVLAGDLHRYFTEIPGCPDEWWALLHEGVVALWGNRSLVHSGLPPVHRLTGWLVEQGRRSDAAAVMTYAARHPGPVPRHDTPAGAVIDVPLPDGAAPVPHEAVALRAHER from the coding sequence ATGAAGTTCGGGCGGCGAGCGCCGCTGCTGAGCGTGGTCGTGCCCGTCTACGACGTCGCCGACTACCTCCCGGCGTGCCTGGACAGCCTGCTCGCCCAGACCTACCGGCCGCTCGAGGTCGTCGTCGTCGACGACGGCTCCCCCGACGACTCGGGCGCGATCGCGGACGCCTACGCGGCCCGGCACCCCGAGATCACGGTGCTGCACACCGGGAACTACGGCCTCGGCGCGGCCCGCAACACCGGCGTCGCGCACGCCCGCGGCGCGCTGCTCGGCTTCGCCGACTCCGACGACGTGGTGCCCCCCGAGGCGTACGCCGTGCTGGCCCGCGCGCTGCGGGGGCGCGAGGTCGACCTCGCGACCGGCTCGATCGTGCGGTGGGAGGACGGCGCGCTCGTCGAGCCGCCCTGGATGCGTCGGCTGCACCACGAGCGCCGCACGGTGCGCATCGAGGAGCACCCCGAGGTGCTCGGCGACGTGTTCGCGTGGAACAAGCTCTACCGCCGCTCGTTCTGGGACGACCACGCGCTGTCGTGGCCCGAGGGGGTGCGCTACGAGGACCAGCCGACCACCACCCGGGCCTTCTTGGCCGCCCGCCGCTTCGCGGTGCTGCCCGAGGTCGTCTACCACTGGCGGATCCGCTCCGACGGAACCTCCATCACCCAGCAGCGCTCGTCGGTCGAGGACCTGCGCGACCGGTGGCGCACCAAGCAGATGGCGCTGGCCAGCGTCGAGGCGCACGGCTCCCCCGAGGTCACCGAGGTCTTCCGCGACCGCGTGCTCGCCGGCGACCTGCACCGCTACTTCACCGAGATCCCCGGCTGCCCCGACGAGTGGTGGGCGCTGCTGCACGAGGGCGTCGTGGCTCTGTGGGGCAACCGCTCACTGGTGCACTCCGGGCTGCCCCCGGTGCACCGGCTGACCGGGTGGCTGGTCGAGCAGGGCCGGCGCAGCGACGCCGCGGCCGTGATGACCTACGCGGCCCGGCACCCCGGGCCGGTCCCGCGCCACGACACCCCGGCCGGCGCGGTCATCGACGTACCGCTCCCGGACGGCGCAGCGCCCGTGCCGCACGAGGCCGTGGCCCTGCGCGCGCACGAGCGCTGA
- a CDS encoding Rossmann-like and DUF2520 domain-containing protein: MSLPVFRVGVVGAGRVGAVLAARLRSAGHDVVAAAGDSDASLHRIATLLPGVANDKPTAVARACDLLLLTVPDDMLANVVSTLAGAGALHEGQLVVHTSGRHGLAVLEPARAAGARTAAIHPAMTFTGTALDLERLSGCVFGLTADDAEREVAERLVHDLGGRPMWVPEQMRTLYHAGLAHGANHLVTLVTEAMEMLAAAGADDPAGTLRPLLVAALDNALEHGDAALTGPIVRGDLGTVRAHLEDISANAPQTKASYVALARATLGRAVTDGRIVPLRAMRIHELLDEHAHDDSTGHATASRVTSTGPAAQRDVR; the protein is encoded by the coding sequence ATGTCTCTCCCCGTCTTCCGGGTGGGGGTCGTCGGCGCTGGACGCGTCGGCGCCGTCCTCGCCGCCCGCCTGCGCTCCGCCGGCCACGACGTCGTGGCTGCTGCCGGTGACTCCGACGCGTCGTTGCACCGCATCGCCACGCTGCTGCCCGGCGTCGCGAACGACAAGCCGACCGCCGTGGCCCGGGCCTGCGACCTGCTGCTGCTCACCGTGCCCGACGACATGCTCGCCAACGTCGTCAGCACCCTCGCCGGCGCCGGCGCGCTGCACGAGGGCCAGCTCGTCGTGCACACCTCCGGGCGCCACGGGCTCGCCGTGCTGGAGCCCGCCCGTGCGGCCGGTGCCCGCACCGCCGCGATCCACCCGGCGATGACCTTCACCGGCACCGCCCTCGACCTGGAGCGGCTCTCGGGGTGCGTGTTCGGGCTCACCGCCGACGACGCCGAGCGGGAGGTGGCCGAGCGCCTCGTCCACGACCTCGGGGGGCGCCCGATGTGGGTGCCCGAGCAGATGCGCACCCTCTACCACGCCGGTCTCGCGCACGGCGCGAACCACCTGGTCACCCTGGTCACCGAGGCGATGGAGATGCTCGCCGCCGCCGGTGCCGACGACCCGGCCGGCACCCTGCGCCCGCTGCTGGTCGCGGCCCTCGACAACGCCCTCGAGCACGGCGACGCCGCCCTGACGGGTCCGATCGTGCGCGGCGACCTGGGCACGGTGCGCGCCCACCTCGAGGACATCAGCGCCAACGCCCCGCAGACCAAGGCGTCGTACGTCGCCCTGGCGCGCGCGACGCTGGGCCGCGCGGTCACCGACGGGCGGATCGTGCCGCTGCGCGCGATGCGCATCCACGAGCTGCTCGACGAGCACGCCCACGACGACTCCACCGGCCACGCCACCGCCTCCCGGGTCACGTCGACCGGTCCCGCGGCGCAGCGGGACGTGCGGTGA
- the panD gene encoding aspartate 1-decarboxylase: MLRTMMTSKIHRATVTQADLHYVGSVTVDEDLLDAADLLAGELVHIVDITNGARLETYTIAGERGSGVIGINGAAARLVHPGDLVILIAYGQMETAEAREHQPHVVFVDGDNKILATGFDPAETFEGPGLVRGDVTAGR; this comes from the coding sequence ATGCTGCGCACGATGATGACGAGCAAGATCCACCGCGCCACGGTGACCCAGGCCGACCTGCACTACGTGGGCTCGGTGACCGTCGACGAGGACCTCCTCGACGCCGCCGACCTGCTGGCCGGCGAGCTGGTCCACATCGTCGACATCACCAACGGCGCCCGCCTCGAGACCTACACGATCGCCGGCGAGCGAGGCTCCGGCGTGATCGGCATCAACGGCGCCGCGGCCCGCCTCGTGCACCCCGGCGACCTGGTCATCCTCATCGCCTACGGGCAGATGGAGACCGCCGAGGCCCGCGAGCACCAGCCGCACGTCGTCTTCGTCGACGGCGACAACAAGATCCTGGCCACCGGCTTCGACCCGGCGGAGACCTTCGAGGGCCCGGGCCTGGTGCGCGGCGACGTCACCGCGGGCCGCTGA
- the panC gene encoding pantoate--beta-alanine ligase: MSGPTLVRTRLELAAHLAAARRTGERVALVPTMGALHDGHASLMRLARERVGAGPVVVSVFVNPLQFGEAADLDSYPRTLEADLEVCAREGVDVVFAPGVDEVYPGGEPQVTVHPGPLGDVLEGRTRPGHYRGVLTVVAKLLGLVRPDVAVFGQKDYQQLVLIRRMVADLCLDVEVVGAETRREDDGLAMSSRNVHLDPEQRLQAVALSRALGAAADQASFGAKVALDAAREELRDAAGVDLDYLEVTDPALDVLPDDPAAGTEARALIAARVGSTRLIDNVPLVLGVPAAGPASSPSSTDPHQE, encoded by the coding sequence GTGAGCGGGCCGACCCTCGTCCGCACCCGCCTTGAGCTCGCCGCCCACCTCGCCGCCGCCCGGCGGACGGGGGAGCGGGTCGCCCTGGTGCCGACGATGGGCGCCCTGCACGACGGGCACGCCTCGCTCATGCGCCTGGCCCGCGAGCGGGTCGGCGCCGGGCCGGTCGTCGTCTCGGTCTTCGTCAACCCGCTGCAGTTCGGCGAGGCCGCCGACCTCGACTCCTACCCCCGCACCCTGGAGGCCGACCTCGAGGTCTGCGCCCGCGAGGGCGTCGACGTCGTCTTCGCCCCGGGGGTCGACGAGGTCTACCCCGGCGGGGAGCCGCAGGTCACCGTGCACCCCGGCCCCCTCGGCGACGTCCTCGAGGGCCGCACCCGCCCGGGCCACTACCGCGGCGTGCTCACCGTCGTGGCCAAGCTCCTCGGCCTGGTGCGCCCCGACGTGGCGGTCTTCGGCCAGAAGGACTACCAGCAGCTGGTGCTGATCCGGCGGATGGTGGCCGACTTGTGCCTGGACGTCGAGGTCGTCGGCGCCGAGACCCGTCGCGAGGACGACGGCCTGGCGATGTCGAGCCGCAACGTCCACCTCGACCCCGAGCAGCGGCTCCAGGCCGTGGCGCTGAGCCGCGCGCTGGGCGCCGCCGCCGACCAGGCGTCGTTCGGCGCGAAGGTCGCCCTCGACGCCGCCCGCGAGGAGCTGCGCGACGCCGCCGGCGTCGACCTGGACTACCTCGAGGTCACCGACCCCGCCCTCGACGTCCTGCCCGACGACCCCGCTGCCGGCACCGAGGCGCGGGCCCTCATCGCGGCCCGCGTCGGCTCCACCCGCCTGATCGACAACGTCCCCCTGGTCCTCGGCGTCCCTGCCGCCGGGCCGGCCTCCTCGCCCTCGTCCACCGACCCCCACCAGGAGTGA
- a CDS encoding L-aspartate oxidase: protein MPTPRPVRRVPGRLSAPEPGWTTSADVVVIGSGIAGLTAALRLEAALPPGEKVLVVTKDVLSAGSTRWAQGGIAAALGPEDTPEQHERDTLVAGAGGCDLEAVRALVTEGPEAVRELIALGAQFDLDPQGALSLTREGGHHRDRIAHAGGDATGAEIQRALVAAVERAPDIEVIQHALAVDLLLDADGAVAGVTLHVMGEGQRDGVGAVRCRAVVLASGGLGQVFSQTTNPAVSTGDGTALALRAGASLRDLEFVQFHPTVMYLGPDSVGQQPLISEAVRGEGAFLVGPDGDRFMQGVHPLADLAPRDVVAKAIMRRMLETGLPHMWLDARHLGGPEGAAAFWERRFPTILAVCRSHGVDPVTDLIPVAPACHYASGGVRTDVWGRSDLPGLYATGEAACSGVHGANRLASNSLLEGLVFSRRIATVLPAELRPWAEPAPDGRTAGLVASGVRREVQEVMTSRVGVLRTAAGLEEATARLDALVERPADTVDVAAWETTNLLTISAALAEAATRREETRGSHWREDHPERDDADWAGHLDVVMRDGVGTIEFAPAPASDALVEPDPQTDPLTDPLTDPLTDPVEETA, encoded by the coding sequence ATGCCCACCCCTCGCCCCGTACGCCGCGTCCCCGGCCGGCTTAGCGCGCCCGAGCCCGGCTGGACCACCTCGGCCGACGTCGTGGTCATCGGCTCCGGCATCGCCGGACTGACCGCGGCCCTGCGCCTCGAGGCGGCGCTGCCGCCCGGCGAGAAGGTCCTGGTCGTGACCAAGGACGTGCTCTCCGCGGGCTCGACGCGCTGGGCGCAGGGCGGCATCGCCGCGGCGCTCGGCCCGGAGGACACCCCCGAGCAGCACGAGCGCGACACCCTCGTCGCCGGCGCCGGCGGCTGCGACCTCGAGGCCGTGCGGGCCCTCGTCACCGAGGGTCCTGAGGCCGTGCGCGAGCTGATCGCGCTCGGCGCCCAGTTCGACCTCGACCCGCAGGGCGCCCTGTCGCTGACCCGCGAGGGCGGCCACCACCGCGACCGGATCGCGCACGCCGGCGGCGACGCCACCGGCGCCGAGATCCAGCGCGCCCTGGTCGCGGCGGTCGAGCGGGCCCCCGACATCGAGGTGATCCAGCACGCGCTGGCCGTCGACCTGCTGCTCGACGCCGACGGCGCCGTGGCCGGAGTGACCCTGCACGTGATGGGGGAGGGCCAGCGCGACGGCGTCGGCGCCGTGCGCTGCCGTGCGGTGGTGCTCGCCAGCGGTGGCCTGGGCCAGGTCTTCTCCCAGACCACCAACCCCGCGGTCTCCACCGGCGACGGGACGGCGCTGGCGCTGCGCGCCGGGGCGAGCCTGCGCGACCTGGAGTTCGTGCAGTTCCACCCGACCGTGATGTACCTGGGCCCCGACTCCGTGGGTCAGCAGCCGCTGATCTCCGAGGCGGTGCGCGGCGAGGGCGCCTTCCTCGTCGGGCCCGACGGGGACCGCTTCATGCAGGGCGTGCACCCGCTGGCCGACCTCGCCCCGCGCGACGTCGTCGCCAAGGCGATCATGCGCCGGATGCTCGAGACCGGGCTGCCGCACATGTGGCTCGACGCGCGCCACCTCGGCGGTCCCGAGGGCGCCGCCGCGTTCTGGGAGCGGCGCTTCCCCACGATCCTGGCCGTGTGCCGCTCGCACGGCGTCGACCCCGTCACCGACCTGATCCCGGTCGCGCCGGCCTGCCACTACGCCTCGGGCGGGGTGCGCACCGACGTGTGGGGCCGCTCCGACCTGCCCGGCCTCTACGCCACCGGCGAGGCGGCCTGCTCCGGCGTGCACGGCGCCAACCGGCTGGCCTCCAACTCGCTGCTCGAGGGCCTGGTCTTCTCCCGCCGCATCGCCACCGTGCTGCCCGCCGAGCTGCGGCCCTGGGCCGAGCCGGCACCCGACGGGCGCACCGCGGGCCTCGTCGCCAGCGGCGTACGCCGTGAGGTGCAGGAGGTGATGACCTCGCGGGTGGGCGTGCTGCGCACCGCCGCCGGTCTCGAGGAGGCCACGGCCCGGCTCGACGCGCTGGTCGAGCGCCCCGCGGACACCGTCGATGTCGCCGCCTGGGAGACCACCAACCTGCTGACCATCAGCGCCGCCCTCGCCGAGGCCGCGACCCGGCGCGAGGAGACCCGCGGGTCGCACTGGCGCGAGGACCACCCCGAGCGCGACGACGCCGACTGGGCCGGCCACCTCGACGTGGTGATGCGCGACGGGGTCGGCACCATCGAGTTCGCACCCGCGCCGGCGAGCGACGCCCTGGTGGAGCCGGACCCGCAGACCGACCCCCTGACCGACCCCCTGACCGACCCCCTGACCGACCCCGTGGAGGAGACCGCATGA
- a CDS encoding histone-like nucleoid-structuring protein Lsr2 — translation MAQKVQIILEDDLDGSEAHETVSFALDGTSYEIDLTEENAATMRDAFARYVGHARKVSGTRRSGARRSSPSAAGGSNGSGSNAKEIREWARERGMEVSERGRVSAEVREAYDAAH, via the coding sequence ATGGCACAGAAGGTCCAGATCATTCTCGAGGACGACCTCGACGGTTCCGAGGCGCACGAGACGGTGTCGTTCGCCCTCGACGGCACCTCCTACGAGATCGACCTGACCGAGGAGAACGCCGCCACGATGCGTGACGCGTTCGCCCGCTACGTCGGCCACGCCCGCAAGGTCTCCGGCACCCGTCGCAGCGGCGCGCGCCGCTCGTCGCCCAGCGCTGCCGGCGGCTCGAACGGATCGGGCTCCAACGCCAAGGAGATCCGGGAGTGGGCGCGCGAGCGCGGCATGGAGGTCTCCGAGCGGGGCCGCGTCAGCGCCGAGGTGCGCGAGGCGTACGACGCCGCGCACTGA
- a CDS encoding sulfotransferase family protein, with translation MSDQPAAQSATPAAAQADAFAVPADPDPASYPRKVLFVAGAGRSGTSTMAGLMKILGLHVPQPEVEPDETNPKGFAEPAWAVEHHTRLLREAMVQVSDSRPDAWFETGRVSAREPERIATAEWLEGHFAVNPELVVKDPRLSWFLSLWRVAAIRCDATPVFATMLRPPSEVVGSKQKYYANRLGSAHLAASWLNMLLHTERATRESVADGGRVFVRYGDLLDDWVRATSHVGETLGLQHIVNAKSERIRDGHRFVDPGLRRVSGSLEDLGLPKRLHDLTAETWNELNKLAEPGGDQPEVHQALDQIRETYVDLYEESEAISRSSVVAAEQKSRRGRDKNGPAPAASTADPAPEAGSAADRIPHGLRAAIPPSVRRGLRKVAGRER, from the coding sequence GTGAGTGACCAGCCCGCAGCCCAGTCCGCCACCCCGGCCGCAGCCCAGGCCGACGCCTTCGCCGTGCCCGCCGACCCGGATCCGGCGAGCTACCCCCGCAAGGTCCTCTTCGTCGCCGGGGCGGGTCGCTCCGGCACCAGCACGATGGCCGGGCTGATGAAGATCCTGGGCCTGCACGTCCCGCAGCCCGAGGTCGAGCCCGACGAGACGAACCCCAAGGGCTTCGCCGAGCCGGCCTGGGCCGTCGAGCACCACACCCGCCTGCTGCGCGAGGCGATGGTGCAGGTCAGCGACTCGCGTCCCGACGCCTGGTTCGAGACCGGCCGCGTCTCGGCCCGGGAGCCGGAGCGGATCGCCACCGCCGAGTGGCTCGAGGGCCACTTCGCGGTCAACCCCGAGCTCGTCGTCAAGGACCCGCGGCTGAGCTGGTTCCTCTCGCTGTGGCGGGTCGCGGCCATCCGCTGCGACGCCACGCCCGTCTTCGCGACCATGCTGCGCCCGCCCTCGGAGGTCGTCGGCAGCAAGCAGAAGTACTACGCCAACCGCCTCGGCTCCGCGCACCTCGCGGCCTCATGGCTCAACATGCTGCTGCACACCGAGCGCGCCACCCGGGAGTCCGTGGCCGACGGCGGGCGCGTCTTCGTGCGCTACGGCGACCTGCTCGACGACTGGGTCAGGGCGACCAGCCACGTCGGGGAGACGCTCGGCCTGCAGCACATCGTCAACGCCAAGTCGGAGCGGATCCGCGACGGCCACCGGTTCGTCGACCCCGGCCTGCGCCGGGTCAGCGGCTCGCTGGAGGACCTCGGCCTGCCGAAGCGGCTGCACGACCTGACCGCGGAGACCTGGAACGAGCTCAACAAGCTCGCCGAGCCCGGCGGCGACCAGCCCGAGGTGCACCAGGCGCTCGACCAGATCCGCGAGACCTACGTCGACCTCTACGAGGAGTCGGAGGCGATCTCGCGCTCCTCGGTGGTGGCCGCCGAGCAGAAGTCCCGCCGCGGCCGCGACAAGAACGGACCGGCGCCGGCCGCATCGACCGCCGACCCGGCCCCCGAGGCGGGCTCCGCCGCCGACCGGATCCCGCACGGGCTGCGCGCCGCGATCCCGCCGAGCGTGCGGCGCGGGCTGCGCAAGGTCGCCGGGCGCGAGCGCTGA
- the nadC gene encoding carboxylating nicotinate-nucleotide diphosphorylase, giving the protein MIARSSLGDLPRPLVEELAAAGLDPRAVHAHVADAFDEDLPGGAVDVTSAAMPPMGHAVADVVSREEGVVAGLGIAEMAFRYGIGRDLEVRSRVPDGTHVRPGDVVLSVAGPVAGVLTAERTALNFASHLSGVATATAAWVAALEGTSARVLDTRKTLPGWRSLQKYAVRCGGGLNHRMSLVDRAMVKDNHVVAAGGVVAAYEAVRARSPEVRVEVEVTDLDELRAVLEAGCTEVLLDNMDDETMAEAVRISAGRATLEASGGLTLERAGAVAATGVDFISVGALTHSVRVFDLGLDFREG; this is encoded by the coding sequence ATGATCGCCCGCAGCTCGCTCGGCGACCTGCCGCGACCGCTCGTGGAAGAGCTCGCCGCGGCCGGCCTGGACCCGCGTGCCGTGCACGCCCACGTCGCCGACGCCTTCGACGAGGACCTGCCCGGCGGGGCGGTCGACGTCACCAGCGCGGCGATGCCGCCGATGGGCCACGCCGTGGCCGACGTGGTCTCCCGCGAGGAGGGCGTCGTGGCCGGGCTCGGCATCGCCGAGATGGCGTTCCGCTACGGGATCGGTCGCGACCTCGAGGTCCGCTCCCGGGTCCCCGACGGCACCCACGTGCGCCCCGGCGACGTCGTGCTCAGCGTGGCCGGCCCGGTCGCGGGCGTGCTGACCGCCGAGCGCACGGCGCTCAACTTCGCCTCCCACCTCTCCGGGGTCGCCACCGCGACCGCCGCCTGGGTCGCCGCGCTGGAGGGCACCTCCGCCCGGGTGCTCGACACCCGCAAGACGCTGCCCGGCTGGCGCTCGCTGCAGAAGTACGCCGTGCGCTGCGGCGGCGGGCTGAACCACCGGATGAGCCTGGTCGACCGCGCCATGGTCAAGGACAACCACGTGGTGGCCGCTGGCGGTGTGGTCGCCGCCTACGAGGCCGTGCGCGCCCGCTCGCCCGAGGTGCGCGTCGAGGTCGAGGTCACCGACCTCGACGAGCTGCGTGCGGTGCTGGAGGCCGGCTGCACCGAGGTGCTGCTCGACAACATGGACGACGAGACGATGGCCGAGGCGGTGCGGATCAGCGCCGGGCGGGCCACCCTCGAGGCCTCGGGCGGGCTGACGCTGGAGCGCGCCGGCGCGGTCGCCGCGACCGGGGTCGACTTCATCTCGGTGGGGGCGCTGACCCACTCGGTGCGCGTCTTCGACCTCGGCCTCGACTTCCGCGAGGGCTGA